In Planktothrix tepida PCC 9214, a genomic segment contains:
- a CDS encoding pentapeptide repeat-containing protein, whose amino-acid sequence MGESLSPDRKFITTEPLFMAGEKAESQVWMAICQSFEPRDCIAYWRYPIFSKLGTFRKEPDILIVDAELGLIIIEVKSITIEQILGITGHRWELQEFYTTQANPYQQAEHQLFALLDYCNLEEILHQKVPGRVLVALPRILHSQWQYRGFDRLPSSPPILFQEDLGFKGVESSITANTPFFSEPSPVNGQDSSLIEKIENAPLVTRGSELSEEQWGLLKAVISGTPLFRPPTRRFFFSQTDDLETALTRSAVLAIARQRISELDLQQEQIAKVIPPGPQRIRGIAGSGKTVLLCQKAAQMHLKNPEWDIAFVFFSRSLYDPILQQIDQWLRRFSCNQIRYDPQNSKLKVLHAWGAKDQPGFYRTICQAAGVWSQSVQQTTRSNANEALAEACYHLLASATIPAIFDAILIDEGQDFIVEEDLKFEGKQPFYWMAYQALRPVHREEDNNSEIPQKRLIWAYDEVQSLESLKVPTASELFGDEWGQLVTGEYGNGIKKTEIMSRCYRIPAPILTAAHGIGLGLLRPQGLLTGMKWAEDWETMGYKVILTNLKEPENDPHNSPLKLGETITLYRPEHNSPNPVSALWKKPLIEFEAYRSRSEELTALSDRILYNLKIDGLRPSREILVIVLGMGWEAIELETKIANFLMQQGIDIFIPGTPDCNILKPTSNNAHANQFWCEGGVTISRIHRAKGHEADMVYLVGLDQIAVAENNLNFRNQLFVAMTRSRGWLRLSGLGSYPFYEELARVIESGNTLTFRLRFPPQRDISITDGGELLRRYKNGDRNFQGANLSALDLTGVNLSHANLIGANLQQTNLTHANLNYAKLVVANLSQANMTGANLQRVKCVGTNLQQTRLNSCDLSRADLSHADLSQAQLVRANLKDANLSGTNLTQADLSYATLQGAVVNEANGTEVILTGAILPDGWIFAGAIGRPSLNQLS is encoded by the coding sequence ATGGGAGAATCTTTGTCCCCAGATCGTAAATTTATTACTACTGAACCCCTGTTTATGGCAGGAGAAAAAGCCGAATCTCAAGTCTGGATGGCGATTTGTCAAAGCTTTGAGCCACGAGATTGTATTGCCTATTGGCGTTATCCGATTTTCTCAAAATTGGGAACCTTTCGGAAAGAACCGGATATTTTAATCGTAGATGCAGAATTGGGATTAATTATTATTGAGGTGAAATCAATAACGATTGAGCAAATTCTGGGAATTACAGGTCATCGTTGGGAACTCCAAGAATTTTATACGACCCAGGCGAACCCCTATCAACAGGCAGAACATCAACTCTTTGCCCTACTGGACTATTGCAATTTAGAAGAGATTCTGCATCAGAAGGTTCCGGGTCGTGTCCTCGTCGCCTTACCTCGCATTCTTCACTCTCAATGGCAATACCGGGGATTTGATCGGTTGCCGAGTTCTCCTCCTATTCTATTTCAAGAGGATCTGGGGTTTAAGGGGGTCGAATCTTCGATCACAGCAAACACACCCTTTTTCTCGGAACCGTCACCTGTCAACGGTCAAGATTCCAGTTTAATTGAAAAAATTGAGAATGCACCGTTAGTCACGCGGGGAAGTGAACTTTCTGAGGAACAATGGGGACTGTTAAAGGCGGTCATTAGTGGAACACCGTTATTTCGTCCACCGACTCGTCGCTTTTTTTTCAGCCAAACGGATGATTTAGAAACCGCTTTAACCCGCAGTGCGGTCTTAGCTATTGCTAGACAACGTATTTCTGAACTGGATTTACAACAGGAACAAATTGCCAAAGTGATCCCCCCAGGGCCACAACGAATTCGGGGAATTGCGGGTTCAGGAAAAACGGTGTTACTGTGTCAAAAAGCAGCACAAATGCACCTGAAAAATCCTGAATGGGATATTGCGTTTGTATTTTTTAGTCGGAGTTTATATGATCCAATTTTACAACAAATTGATCAATGGTTAAGGCGATTTAGTTGCAATCAAATCAGGTATGATCCCCAGAATTCTAAATTAAAAGTTCTTCATGCTTGGGGGGCAAAGGATCAACCCGGTTTTTATCGCACCATTTGTCAAGCTGCGGGAGTTTGGAGCCAAAGTGTTCAACAAACAACTCGTTCAAACGCGAATGAAGCCTTAGCAGAAGCTTGTTATCATTTATTAGCATCGGCAACGATTCCCGCTATTTTTGATGCTATTTTAATTGATGAAGGTCAGGATTTTATTGTTGAGGAAGATCTAAAATTTGAGGGAAAACAGCCCTTTTATTGGATGGCGTATCAAGCCTTACGTCCTGTTCATCGGGAAGAAGACAATAATTCTGAAATTCCTCAAAAACGCTTGATTTGGGCTTATGATGAAGTTCAAAGTTTAGAAAGTTTAAAAGTGCCGACGGCGAGTGAATTATTTGGAGATGAGTGGGGACAATTAGTTACGGGAGAATATGGCAACGGAATTAAAAAAACAGAGATTATGTCTCGATGTTATCGGATTCCAGCCCCGATTTTAACGGCGGCTCATGGGATTGGTTTGGGGTTATTGCGTCCGCAAGGATTATTAACCGGAATGAAGTGGGCAGAAGATTGGGAAACGATGGGGTATAAAGTCATATTAACAAATTTGAAAGAACCAGAAAATGATCCCCACAATTCTCCTTTAAAATTGGGCGAAACGATTACCCTTTATCGTCCTGAACACAATTCACCTAATCCTGTATCAGCGTTATGGAAAAAACCTTTAATTGAATTTGAAGCTTATCGTTCTCGTTCCGAAGAATTAACCGCCTTAAGCGATCGCATTCTATATAACTTAAAAATTGATGGCTTGCGTCCCAGTCGAGAAATTTTAGTCATTGTTTTAGGAATGGGATGGGAAGCGATAGAACTTGAAACCAAGATTGCTAACTTTTTAATGCAGCAAGGAATTGATATTTTTATCCCTGGAACACCGGACTGTAATATTCTCAAACCGACTTCTAATAATGCCCATGCGAATCAATTTTGGTGTGAAGGCGGGGTAACTATTTCTCGTATTCATCGAGCGAAAGGACATGAAGCTGATATGGTTTATTTGGTGGGTTTAGATCAAATTGCGGTTGCTGAAAATAATCTTAATTTCCGTAATCAATTATTTGTGGCGATGACTCGTTCACGGGGTTGGCTGAGGTTAAGCGGTTTAGGTTCCTATCCTTTTTATGAAGAATTAGCACGAGTCATTGAAAGCGGAAATACTTTAACGTTTCGTTTACGGTTTCCCCCCCAACGGGATATTAGCATCACCGATGGCGGAGAACTGCTGCGAAGATATAAGAATGGCGATCGCAATTTTCAAGGCGCAAATCTATCCGCTCTCGATTTAACGGGGGTGAATTTAAGTCATGCTAATTTAATTGGAGCGAATCTTCAACAAACCAACCTCACCCATGCTAACTTAAATTACGCTAAATTAGTAGTGGCGAATTTAAGCCAAGCTAACATGACAGGTGCTAATCTACAGCGAGTCAAATGTGTTGGCACTAATTTACAACAGACTCGATTGAATTCTTGTGATTTGAGTCGTGCAGATCTCAGTCATGCTGATTTGAGTCAGGCGCAATTGGTTCGTGCTAATTTGAAGGATGCTAATTTGAGTGGGACAAATTTAACACAGGCTGATCTTTCCTATGCTACTCTTCAGGGTGCTGTTGTTAATGAGGCCAACGGCACAGAAGTAATCCTAACAGGGGCAATATTACCCGATGGTTGGATATTTGCAGGGGCTATCGGACGACCCTCACTGAATCAATTATCATGA